The Meiothermus sp. genome segment GGGCCGGGTAGACCCACATCTGGGTGGGGATGTTCTCCTGGGCTGGCTTGGAAACCAGCCAGTCCACAAAGCGCTGGGCCGCCCCCAGGTTGCGCGTACCCTTCAGGATACCCACATACTCCACCTGGAAAAACGAGCTCTTGGGCAAAAACAGGTTGGCGGTAGGGGGCTCAGCAGGTTTGGGTTTGGCCTCGCTGTAGTAAAGCTCAGCCGCCGGGCTGGTACTGTAGGAGACCACCAGGGGTCGATCGCCCCCGGCGCGGGTAAAGTGGGTGTAGTAGGCATCGCTCCAGCCGCTCACCACGCGCACGCCGTTCTTGCGCAGGTCTTCCCAAAAGCCCAGGTAGCGGTCTTCGCCAAAAGCCGCTACCGTGGCTAGCAAAAAGGCCAGCCCTGGGGAGCTGCTAGCGGGGTTCTGCACCACCAGCAGGCGGGCAAACTCGGGCGAGGCCAGGTCGGCAAAGCGCGCTGGCAGGGGCTTGTCTTTGAAGTAATCGCGGTCGTAGTTGAGGGCCACGTAGCCAAAGTCCACCGGGGTGGCCCGGAAGGTCTGGTCGAGCAGGAGTTCGGGGCGCAGGGCCGGTAGTTCGGGGGAGCGGTAGGGTTGGAGGATGTCGGCCTGCAGGGCGCGGGAGAGCAGGGTGTTGTCGAAGCCGTAAATTACGTCCGCGATGGGCGCCCCCTTGCTCAGAATGGCCTTGTTGAGCATCTCCCCGGCATCGCCCCCCTTGAGAAAGCGCAGGCGAATCCCCGACTGGCGCTCGAACTGGGCCAGGAGGGCCTTGTCCAGGTTGAAGCTGTCGTGGGTCAGGACGGTCAGGGTGGGGGCCTGGGCTGCCGTAATCTGCAATCCCAGCAGCAAAACACTTATCCACAGCTTTATCCACATAAAAATCCCCTCCTATCACCGGGAGGGGAACGAACCTGAGCGGCGGGTGGTTAGCCCCTGTCACGCTTCCTACGTCGGTGTTAGCCGATTCAGGTTCCAAGGGTATTTCTCAGCCTGCACAGTTGTGCAAGCACCCCCGGTGACAAATCTGATGATATTATCAAATTCTTCTACTGCAAAGCCTCAGCTCACGGTTTGCGTAGCCACCACCCAGAAGCGGGGGTACCTGGTTCGCAGTTTTTGGGCCACAAACCGGGCTTCCTCGGCATCCTGGGCGAAGCCAAAAAGGCTCGAGCCCGACCCGGACATCAAGACCCCACGCAGCCCGGTTCGGCGCAGCTCGAGCTTGAGCTCCTGCAGATAAGGCACCAGCCGGAAAACCGGCTGCTCGAGGGTGTTCCAGTACGGGGGCTCCTCGCCTGCGCGTATGGCGTGCAGGATGCCCGGCAGGTCTAGCTCGGGCTGCCACTCCTCGGGGCGAAGCTCCCGGTAGGCTTCGGCTGCCGAGACCGCAATGCCCGGATTGAGCAGTACCAGGTGGACCTCGAGCGGTTCCAGCGGTCTCAGTCGCTCACCCACCCCGCGCGCTTCAGCCAACCCGGCCTCGAGAAAAAACGGCACGTCGGCCCCCAGCTTCAGAGCCAGGGCAGGCAGGTTGGCAGGGGCTGGATAAAGTTTCGAGAGCGCCCGCAGTGCCGCCGCCGCATCCGAAGAGCCCCCACCCAGCCCGGCGGCTAAGGGGAGGTGCTTCTCCAGCACCACCTTCACCCCGCCCGGCCAGCCCACGGCGTTAAGATAGGCCACCACGGCCTTGTAGACCAGGTTATCGGGGTTGGCCGGCAGGTTAGAGCCCCGCACTTCCAGCTCCACCCCCTCGGGAATGGCCTCCAAAAAAAGCCGGTCGGCCACCCGCAATGCAGCAAACACGGTGTGGAGCTCGTGGTAGCCATCGGCCCGCCGGCCCAACACCGAGAGGCCCAGGTTGACCTTGGCCGGGGCTAGGAGTTCCATACCCGCGCCAGTCCTTCCGCCAGAAGCAGATCCTCGGGGTAGGTGATTTTGAACATCCGACGGTCGCCCTCCACCAGCGCTACGGGGTGGCCTTGCCAGCGCACCAACTGGGCATCGTCGGTGAACTCGAGGCCCTCCACCCGGGCTTTCAAATGGGCTTGCAGCAACACCTCGCGCCGAAAACCCTGGGGGGTCTGTACCAGCCGGTGGTGCTCGCGGGGGATGACTGCTCCGTACCGGCCCGACTGCTCCTTCACCAGGGTATCGGGCACCGGAACCGCCAGGGTAGCTGCACCCGATGCCCGCACCTCACCCAGCAGGCGTTCAACTGCCGCGCGCACCACAAAAGGGCGGGCCACATCATGCACCAACACAATTTCGCCCGCAGCCACCTGCACCAGATTGCACACGCTTTGCTGGCGGGTTGCTCCTCCCGGCACGGTCAGAACAGATAGGCCCGTGTCCTCAAACCCCTTCGGCAGAGCCACAATGATCTCATCGGCCCAGGCAAAACCCTCCAGTACCCACTCCAAAAGGGTCTTTTCGCCCACCTTCAAAAACGCTTTAGGCCCCCGCCCGATTCGCTCGCCCGAACCGGCGGCAGGCAGCAAGACCGAAACCTTCACGCCTGGAATCGTACCGTAAAAAGCAGGGAGACGGGCGACCCGACAGCGAAGGCTTGTTGCTCCCGTCAATGTTGGCAGCTCGGTCTTGAATGCCCAAATCCCCATCTGGCCTTCATCTTGCGTGGTATTCTCTGGGGCGTGACGTTTTTTGAGGCATTCATTCTGGGGATGTTGGAGGGCCTGACCGAGTTTTTGCCCATCTCCTCCACCGGCCACCTGACCCTGGCGGCTCACCTCATGGGCCTGGACATCGAGAACAACCCTTTTATCAAAAGCTTTGTGATTGTGATTCAGCTTGGGGCCATCCTGGCTGTGCTGGCGCTGTACTTCAAGCGCTTCTTGCGGGATATGGAGGTGTGGAAGCGCATAATCGTAGCCTTCATTCCTACCGGCATCCTGGGGTTTTTGCTGGCCGATGTGATTGAAAATGTATTCCTGGGCAACGACCTGATTGTGGTGGTGAACCTGATTGGGGTGGGTGTTCTTTTACTCTTTGTGGATCGCTGGCTGCAGCACCACAAGCGCTACGACGATGTGAACCAGATGCCCGTGCCTCAGGCGGTGTTGATTGGCCTGTTTCAAGCCGTAGCCATGATGCCAGGAGTCTCGCGCAGTGGGGCCACCATTGTGGGGGGCATGGCCCTGGGGCTCTCGCGCAAGGCAGCCGCCGAGTTTTCCTTCATTCTGGCCGTGCCCACCATGCTCTCGGCCACCGGATTTTCCCTGTTGCGCAACCTGAACGAATTCAGGGCGGACAGTTGGGGTCTACTGGCCGTGGGTTTCATCACTGCTTTTGTGGCGGCCCTGCTTACGGTGCGCTGGTTGCTGGGCTTTGTGAGCCGCAATAGCTTTGTGCCCTTTGCCGTGTATCGCATTGTGATTGGCGTGGTGTACGCGGTGTTCTTTTTGCGCTAGTCGAGCTCGAGCTCGGCCATCTCCTTCCAGCGCGGCGCCCGGGGATAATCCAGCCCAAACAAGTCCAGGATGCGCTGGGTGATGAAGGCCAGCAAGTCGTCTATTTGCCGGGGCTTGTGGTAAAAGCCCGGTGCGGCTGGCAGAATAATGGCTCCGGCCTGGGCGGCCTTGACCATGGCCTCGAGGCTGGGCAAAGGCAGGGGCGCCTCGCGCGGCACCAGCACCAGGGGGCGGCGTTCCTTCAGGGTAACGTAGGCCGCACGGGTCAGCAGGTTGTCGGCCAGGCCATAGGCCACCTTAGAAAGGGTGGTCGCGCTACAGGGCACAATCACCATGCCCACAGTGCGAAAACTGCCCGAGGCCACCGCCGCGCCCAGGTCGCTGCTGCGGTGTACCACGTGGGCCAGGGCTTCCACCGCCTCCACGCTTTGCTCGGCTTCCTCCACCAGCACCCGCTTGGCCCCCTGGGTCATCACCAGGTGGGTCTCGAGGCCCTGAATACGGCGCAGGGTTTGCAACAGGTCGAGGGCATAGGGCATCCCGGAAGCCCCCGAAAGCCCCACCACCAGACGCTTGGGTACGCTCATGGGCCAAGTGTACTGGCTGGCAAGGCTTGCAAATGCAGCACGGGCCGCAGGTGCATGCAGGCCCATGTGAGACTTTTACTCTCGCCATCTACTTTGTTTTGGTTTTAGTATTGGGCCTTCAGGCGCGGGATTCCGACCCTTCTCAATCTTCTTCGGGTGGCTGCCAGGGCATCCCGCTAAAGAACTCCCGCACCAGCCGACCCACCAGCCCCCCCAAAGCCAAGAGGGCAACCAGGTTGGGAATGGCCATCAGGCCGTTCAGGGTGTCGGCCACACTAGTCAGGGCCGCCAGACCCCCCAGCGGCCCCACAAAAGCAAAGGCCACAAAGGTCAGGCGGTAGGGCCAGCGGATGCCCTCGCCAAACAGGTAGGCCGCCCCTTCCTCGCCGTAGAAGCCCCAGGAAACCATGGTTCCCAGGGCAAAAATGGCCAACATCAACCCCAGCACCGCCACTCCCAGCGGATGCTCGGCAAACAAGAAGCGGGCAGCCTCCACCCGGTCACCCCCCAAAAAGCGCTGCCAGAGGCCACTGGCAATAAAGGTCAGGGCCATCAGGGTGGTTACCCCCAGGCTCACGAGCATCTCGGTCAGGCCCCAGAAGCCCTGCCGCACCGGATGGTCGACCTGGGCCTGGGCGTGGGCGATGGCTGCCGAGCCCAGCCCCGCTTCGTTGGCAAAAATGCCCCGCCCAACACCTGCTTTGAGAATTTCTGCCAGGCCCAGCGAGACGGCAGCTCCGGCGGCGCCCCCAGCAGCAGCCTGAAAGCTAAAAGCCGAGGAGACAATCAGGGCCAGCGCACCAGGAATATCCCCAAGGTGGATCAAAAGCAGGGGCAGAATCCCCGCCAGGAACAGGAGCAGCTTGAGCGGTACCATCACCTGGGCAAAGCGGGCAATCAAGCGAATGCCTCCGGCCAGCAGCACCCCTACCAGCAGTGCTACCAGCAAGCCGGTGATGGCCGGGGGCACATTAAACTCCTGTGCGAAGGCAGCACCCACCGCACCTGCTTGCGAAAGATTGCCAATACCAAAAGCAGCTATGGCTGTAAATAAGGCAAATAGCCCAGCCAACCAGGCAAACCGCCTGCCCAGGCCATAGCGAATGTAGAGCATGGGCCCCCCCATGACCGAACCATCGGTAAACTGGCGGCGGAAATGGATCGCCAGCACCGCCTCGGCGAACTTGGTGGCCATGCCCACCAGATAGGCCACCCACATCCACAGCACCGCCCCAGGCCCGCCCATCAGCACGGCACCCACCATGCCGATGAGGTGGCCGGTTCCGATGGTGGCCGACATAGCGACCATAGCGGCCTGAAAGGGCGTGATCTGGCCCCCGAAGCGCTGGAAGCGCTCGCGGATGGCCCCAAACGTCTCGCGCAGGGCGATACCCAGCCGGCTGAACTGGGGAAAGCCGGTGCGAAAAGAGAGATAAAAGCCCACCAGGATAAAGATGAGCATCATCCATTCGCCGTAAACGGCCCGGTTGACGAAATCGTTTAAGTAAAGGATATCCATAGCTCACCCTTGTTCTACCCAACCTCCGGCCAGGCTTCCACCAGCATTCCCCGGCCCAGACGCAGCTGACGCAAGTCACGCTCAAAAAGCCCCAGCCGGCCCTGCATGTTGATGCGAGGCTCGGCGCGCAGGGTGGTCTCCTGGCTTTTGGTACGCAGCCGCACCCGGAACGGGCCTCCCAGCAAACCTTGCCACTGCGCATATAGATTTTCGTCTATCACCGCTACCCCCTGCCCTCCGCCGTATAAAGAGAGTACTACCAGGGGTTCGGGTCTAATTTCCAGGTGCAACCGGGCCTCGAGCAGACCCTGCCGCAAGAGTTTGCTGAGTACCTGGGCAGTCTCGAGGGGCGAAAGACGCGGGTTCATAAGGGTTTTTGCAATACTCTGCCCCTGTGCGTAGGTGAGCACGGCCAGCTCCAACGGGCTTAGCTTGGTCTTCGCCGGGACCCCCTTTCCCTTCAGTATCAGGCCCCAGTTCTCGGGCAGGCTGATTTCCTTCCAGGCTTCAAACTGGTGCAGGATGAGCTGGTGGGTCTCGAGGCTGGGCTCAATGCTGCGTTCGTGGGTTTGCCTTTCGGACTCAAAGCGAAATGGCGCCGAGTGAACGCCGGCCAGGAGCTCGAGGGCCTCCAAACCCCGCAGCGAACCTGCTTCAGCATGTACCGGATGCCCTCCAGACAAGTAGATACACCCTGAGAAGTTGGGGTGCTCAATGAACAAAGCCCCGCCCCTGGCCGCTCCCATCAGGGTCTCCAGGAGGCGCAAAAGGGGAAACTCCGCCAGGTTGCCGCTCAACACGTTCTCACCTCCCCTCGCTTTAGAACTCGCTCCTGCGCATATTATCGGGCGCGACCTGGTTATTGTAACCGCAAGAAACAAAGTGGCTTGGTTCAAATGAGCCAGACACACGGCCAGGACAGGATTGCCGCGGATAACCCCTATTGGGAATCGGCCCAAGGCTTGCGATAAGCTATGAGCTGTCCATGTCGAACGTTCTGGTTTTGCACGGTTTTACCTCCCACCCCGTCCTGACCATGGGGCCGCTGCCCGAAACGCTGCGGAAGGCCAGCTTTAACGTTGCCCAACCCGCTCTTCCTGGCCACGGAACCAGGCCCGAAGACCTGCGCGGCGTGCGCTGGCAGGACTGGCTCCAGACCGCCCGCGCGGCCTACCTGGCGCTGCCGGAACCCAGGGCCGTGGTGGGGCTCTCCATGGGCGGCCTGCTGGCGGGTTGGCTGGCCGCAGAGCACAAAACCGCCGCGCTGGTGGCCCTGGCCCCGGCCTTGGGGCTCAAAAACCGCATGGCCTACCTGGCCCCCCTGTTGCATTATTTCAAACCCTGGGCCTTCAGCACCGACCCTGCCGAAGAGGCTAGAAGGCGCGAGCGAAGCCCCAACTACCCCAACTTTCCCACCAGGGCGCTGGCTGAGTTGATTGCCCTCCAGCAGCGCGTGCCGGAACTATTGCCGCGGGTCTGGGCGCCTGCTTTGGTGCTCGAGGCTACCCAGGACGACACGGTACCCGAGGCCGCCGTGCGCCGCTATTTTGCTCTTATCGGCGGCCCGCACAAGGAGTACCGTAGCTACCCCAGCCAGCACGACATGCTCTTAGACCCCCTGGCCCAGCAAATCTCCGACGATATTGTGGCCTGGTTACGCGACAAACTCCCGGCGCAAAAGTAGCGAACCCTACTGGTCTGGTAACCAGGAAATCGGCAT includes the following:
- a CDS encoding thiamine ABC transporter substrate binding subunit, with amino-acid sequence MWIKLWISVLLLGLQITAAQAPTLTVLTHDSFNLDKALLAQFERQSGIRLRFLKGGDAGEMLNKAILSKGAPIADVIYGFDNTLLSRALQADILQPYRSPELPALRPELLLDQTFRATPVDFGYVALNYDRDYFKDKPLPARFADLASPEFARLLVVQNPASSSPGLAFLLATVAAFGEDRYLGFWEDLRKNGVRVVSGWSDAYYTHFTRAGGDRPLVVSYSTSPAAELYYSEAKPKPAEPPTANLFLPKSSFFQVEYVGILKGTRNLGAAQRFVDWLVSKPAQENIPTQMWVYPARREARLPEVFRFAEVPSEPARLSPQQIAQNRERWIREWTQVVVQGQSADAVRARR
- the ispE gene encoding 4-(cytidine 5'-diphospho)-2-C-methyl-D-erythritol kinase, with protein sequence MELLAPAKVNLGLSVLGRRADGYHELHTVFAALRVADRLFLEAIPEGVELEVRGSNLPANPDNLVYKAVVAYLNAVGWPGGVKVVLEKHLPLAAGLGGGSSDAAAALRALSKLYPAPANLPALALKLGADVPFFLEAGLAEARGVGERLRPLEPLEVHLVLLNPGIAVSAAEAYRELRPEEWQPELDLPGILHAIRAGEEPPYWNTLEQPVFRLVPYLQELKLELRRTGLRGVLMSGSGSSLFGFAQDAEEARFVAQKLRTRYPRFWVVATQTVS
- the ispD gene encoding 2-C-methyl-D-erythritol 4-phosphate cytidylyltransferase; its protein translation is MKVSVLLPAAGSGERIGRGPKAFLKVGEKTLLEWVLEGFAWADEIIVALPKGFEDTGLSVLTVPGGATRQQSVCNLVQVAAGEIVLVHDVARPFVVRAAVERLLGEVRASGAATLAVPVPDTLVKEQSGRYGAVIPREHHRLVQTPQGFRREVLLQAHLKARVEGLEFTDDAQLVRWQGHPVALVEGDRRMFKITYPEDLLLAEGLARVWNS
- a CDS encoding undecaprenyl-diphosphate phosphatase; the protein is MTFFEAFILGMLEGLTEFLPISSTGHLTLAAHLMGLDIENNPFIKSFVIVIQLGAILAVLALYFKRFLRDMEVWKRIIVAFIPTGILGFLLADVIENVFLGNDLIVVVNLIGVGVLLLFVDRWLQHHKRYDDVNQMPVPQAVLIGLFQAVAMMPGVSRSGATIVGGMALGLSRKAAAEFSFILAVPTMLSATGFSLLRNLNEFRADSWGLLAVGFITAFVAALLTVRWLLGFVSRNSFVPFAVYRIVIGVVYAVFFLR
- a CDS encoding UbiX family flavin prenyltransferase gives rise to the protein MSVPKRLVVGLSGASGMPYALDLLQTLRRIQGLETHLVMTQGAKRVLVEEAEQSVEAVEALAHVVHRSSDLGAAVASGSFRTVGMVIVPCSATTLSKVAYGLADNLLTRAAYVTLKERRPLVLVPREAPLPLPSLEAMVKAAQAGAIILPAAPGFYHKPRQIDDLLAFITQRILDLFGLDYPRAPRWKEMAELELD
- a CDS encoding sodium:alanine symporter family protein, which encodes MDILYLNDFVNRAVYGEWMMLIFILVGFYLSFRTGFPQFSRLGIALRETFGAIRERFQRFGGQITPFQAAMVAMSATIGTGHLIGMVGAVLMGGPGAVLWMWVAYLVGMATKFAEAVLAIHFRRQFTDGSVMGGPMLYIRYGLGRRFAWLAGLFALFTAIAAFGIGNLSQAGAVGAAFAQEFNVPPAITGLLVALLVGVLLAGGIRLIARFAQVMVPLKLLLFLAGILPLLLIHLGDIPGALALIVSSAFSFQAAAGGAAGAAVSLGLAEILKAGVGRGIFANEAGLGSAAIAHAQAQVDHPVRQGFWGLTEMLVSLGVTTLMALTFIASGLWQRFLGGDRVEAARFLFAEHPLGVAVLGLMLAIFALGTMVSWGFYGEEGAAYLFGEGIRWPYRLTFVAFAFVGPLGGLAALTSVADTLNGLMAIPNLVALLALGGLVGRLVREFFSGMPWQPPEED
- a CDS encoding DUF4388 domain-containing protein, with the translated sequence MLSGNLAEFPLLRLLETLMGAARGGALFIEHPNFSGCIYLSGGHPVHAEAGSLRGLEALELLAGVHSAPFRFESERQTHERSIEPSLETHQLILHQFEAWKEISLPENWGLILKGKGVPAKTKLSPLELAVLTYAQGQSIAKTLMNPRLSPLETAQVLSKLLRQGLLEARLHLEIRPEPLVVLSLYGGGQGVAVIDENLYAQWQGLLGGPFRVRLRTKSQETTLRAEPRINMQGRLGLFERDLRQLRLGRGMLVEAWPEVG
- a CDS encoding carboxylesterase is translated as MSNVLVLHGFTSHPVLTMGPLPETLRKASFNVAQPALPGHGTRPEDLRGVRWQDWLQTARAAYLALPEPRAVVGLSMGGLLAGWLAAEHKTAALVALAPALGLKNRMAYLAPLLHYFKPWAFSTDPAEEARRRERSPNYPNFPTRALAELIALQQRVPELLPRVWAPALVLEATQDDTVPEAAVRRYFALIGGPHKEYRSYPSQHDMLLDPLAQQISDDIVAWLRDKLPAQK